One part of the Candidatus Firestonebacteria bacterium RIFOXYD2_FULL_39_29 genome encodes these proteins:
- a CDS encoding hydrogenase/sulfur reductase subunit alpha, translated as MSNITKKNLDINVEYLTRVEGHGNIVINVKEGKLEKCQLNIIEAPRFFEQMVKGRSMFEVQHITSRICGICSTGHCLASIKATEDAIGFTPSEQTRKLRKLALHYETLDSHLLHILFLVAPDCVGAESVFPMIKTHPEVVVLALKVKKICSDLCDILLGRHTHPITLVVRGFTKLPTRKELEKSKELLVELAADYGKALEVIKTLKLPQFERETEYLALSHPDEYAFLDGNLKSSDGGEVTPQKYLEFVHEYYADHCTSKHSKNKRTSYMVGALARFNINHEKLPKNVRDLASQLGLKAPCYNPYMNTVAQAVETLFCAQDAIKIIDEFLEKGINKDEVVSSWPSKNESFKFKAGRGVGAVEVPRGVLFHDYTVNAKGMIEKANCVIPTNQNLSNMDDDLKKMIPEILEKTKEEITLQSEMLIRAYDPCISCSCHMLDIKFV; from the coding sequence ATGAGCAATATTACAAAAAAGAACCTTGATATTAATGTAGAATACCTTACCCGCGTGGAAGGGCACGGAAACATAGTGATTAATGTAAAGGAAGGTAAGCTGGAAAAGTGTCAGCTTAATATTATTGAAGCGCCGAGGTTTTTTGAGCAGATGGTTAAAGGGCGCTCCATGTTCGAAGTCCAGCATATAACTTCCAGAATATGCGGGATTTGCTCCACGGGACATTGTCTGGCTTCAATTAAAGCTACCGAGGATGCCATAGGTTTTACGCCGTCTGAACAAACAAGGAAACTCCGTAAGCTTGCTTTGCATTATGAAACCCTGGACAGCCACCTCCTTCATATATTATTTCTGGTTGCCCCTGACTGCGTTGGCGCGGAAAGCGTCTTTCCGATGATAAAGACGCATCCTGAAGTTGTAGTTTTGGCTTTAAAAGTAAAAAAAATCTGCAGCGACCTTTGTGATATCTTACTCGGCCGGCATACACACCCCATTACTTTAGTGGTCCGTGGTTTTACAAAACTTCCGACCAGAAAAGAGCTGGAAAAATCCAAAGAGCTTCTTGTGGAACTGGCGGCTGATTATGGAAAAGCTCTGGAAGTTATCAAGACTTTAAAACTTCCGCAGTTTGAGAGGGAAACTGAATATCTGGCTTTATCTCATCCTGATGAATATGCATTCCTTGACGGTAACCTGAAATCTTCCGACGGCGGAGAGGTTACACCGCAGAAATACCTTGAGTTTGTTCATGAATATTATGCGGATCATTGTACTTCAAAACATTCAAAGAACAAGAGAACCTCCTACATGGTCGGTGCTCTGGCAAGGTTCAACATCAATCATGAGAAATTACCAAAGAACGTCCGTGATCTTGCCTCACAACTCGGACTTAAAGCGCCCTGCTACAATCCTTACATGAATACCGTGGCTCAGGCGGTAGAAACGCTTTTTTGCGCGCAGGATGCTATAAAAATAATAGACGAATTCCTGGAAAAAGGTATCAATAAAGACGAGGTGGTTTCCAGCTGGCCTTCGAAAAATGAATCTTTTAAATTTAAAGCGGGCCGTGGTGTAGGAGCTGTAGAAGTTCCCAGAGGTGTTTTATTCCATGACTACACGGTAAATGCTAAAGGCATGATTGAAAAAGCAAACTGTGTGATCCCGACAAATCAGAATCTTTCAAATATGGATGATGATTTAAAGAAGATGATTCCTGAAATACTGGAAAAAACAAAAGAAGAAATTACTCTTCAGTCGGAGATGCTTATCAGAGCCTATGATCCCTGTATTTCCTGCTCCTGCCATATGCTTGATATAAAATTTGTGTGA
- a CDS encoding aminodeoxychorismate synthase, component I gives MLFETCRPDSQNRNTYFFQNPVKSLIAYDRASAEKALDDIEGLIQRKYWIAGYFSYELGYGFEMDSFPAEHKYNNPLLELYAFKKPEIQNASRNISSGRNKDFKASNIKFNIPYSQYKRNIGKIKRYIEKGDVYQINYTGKLKFKFKGDSFSFYRSLTEKQEVPYSAFLKLKNETVISLSPELFFSVKNGVIESKPMKGTMNRGRDLAEDTAKMKELRESSKNRAENIMITDLIRNDLGRICRTGSIHTSKIYEVIKYNTLLQMITTVRGRLSKGITWKEIFKSIFPGGSITGAPKIRAMQIIRELEKENRNIYCGALGFISPKNHAVFSVPIRTILLKNKTGEMGIGSGIVYDSGVKEEYAEALLKAKFLTEEPEDFKIIETILWARKYVLLGGHLRRLEKSAKYFNFILDLNNIKKQLKAKEKLLNGDNKHMVRLLLSKNGKVECLSSALTPRKNIKEKAVISSARVDSKNKYLYHKTTLRKLYEKEREKIKEKDIFDVIFLNEKKEVTEGAITNIFIEKKGKYYTPPVSSGLLPGVYREYLLKEKKAVQQILKIKDLKLADRIYLVNSVRGIVEVEIAF, from the coding sequence ATGCTTTTTGAGACCTGCCGGCCTGACAGCCAAAATAGAAATACTTACTTTTTTCAAAATCCTGTTAAGTCACTTATTGCCTATGATCGGGCTTCAGCGGAAAAAGCTTTAGATGATATTGAAGGGCTAATACAAAGGAAATACTGGATTGCGGGATATTTTTCCTATGAGCTAGGTTATGGATTTGAAATGGATTCTTTTCCTGCCGAGCACAAGTATAACAACCCCCTGCTTGAACTTTATGCTTTTAAAAAACCTGAAATCCAAAATGCCTCTAGGAATATTTCAAGCGGGCGAAATAAAGATTTTAAAGCAAGTAATATAAAATTTAACATACCATACTCGCAATATAAAAGAAATATAGGCAAAATAAAACGGTACATTGAAAAGGGAGATGTTTATCAAATTAACTATACCGGTAAGCTAAAGTTTAAATTTAAAGGGGATTCCTTTTCCTTTTACCGCAGCCTGACAGAGAAACAAGAAGTACCGTATTCCGCATTTCTGAAATTGAAAAACGAAACTGTGATTTCTCTTTCTCCTGAGCTGTTTTTTTCGGTGAAAAACGGGGTAATTGAATCAAAACCTATGAAAGGAACAATGAATAGAGGACGAGACCTTGCTGAAGATACTGCTAAAATGAAAGAACTGAGGGAGAGCAGTAAAAACAGGGCTGAGAATATAATGATAACGGATTTGATTAGAAATGATCTGGGCAGAATTTGCAGGACCGGGAGTATTCATACTTCGAAAATATACGAAGTAATTAAGTACAATACACTGCTTCAGATGATAACTACGGTGCGCGGCCGGCTAAGTAAAGGGATAACCTGGAAAGAGATCTTTAAAAGTATATTTCCGGGCGGGTCTATAACCGGCGCGCCGAAGATCAGAGCAATGCAGATTATCAGGGAACTTGAGAAAGAAAATAGAAATATATATTGCGGAGCGCTTGGTTTTATATCTCCAAAAAACCATGCGGTGTTTTCCGTACCTATAAGAACAATTCTCTTGAAAAATAAAACAGGAGAGATGGGTATAGGCAGTGGAATTGTTTACGATTCGGGAGTTAAGGAAGAATATGCGGAGGCTCTGCTTAAAGCTAAGTTTTTAACCGAAGAACCGGAAGATTTTAAAATAATTGAAACAATATTATGGGCCCGGAAATATGTTTTACTTGGCGGGCATTTAAGACGTCTCGAAAAGTCAGCCAAGTATTTTAACTTTATCTTGGACCTGAATAATATTAAGAAGCAGCTGAAAGCAAAAGAAAAGTTATTAAATGGTGATAATAAACATATGGTTAGATTGTTGTTGTCAAAAAATGGAAAAGTTGAATGTTTAAGCAGTGCTTTAACTCCGCGAAAAAATATAAAAGAAAAAGCTGTTATTTCAAGCGCGCGGGTGGACAGTAAAAACAAATATTTGTATCATAAAACCACTCTGAGAAAATTATATGAAAAAGAAAGAGAGAAAATAAAAGAAAAAGACATATTTGACGTAATATTTTTAAACGAAAAAAAAGAAGTTACTGAAGGCGCGATAACAAATATCTTTATCGAGAAGAAGGGGAAGTATTATACTCCTCCAGTCTCTTCGGGGCTGCTCCCGGGTGTTTACAGAGAGTATCTGCTGAAAGAAAAAAAAGCAGTTCAACAAATATTGAAAATAAAGGATTTAAAGCTGGCAGACAGGATATATTTGGTAAATTCTGTTCGCGGAATTGTAGAAGTTGAAATAGCGTTTTAA
- a CDS encoding NADH dehydrogenase encodes MEKKIIYLRDTDSAEQERINDFFTLFSNELRDANLSEPVQLVKIADIGLYEKGIVVKILPENIIYTGIKNTDVKRIVEESIKDNKIIKDLLYEKKSKQLRAVLKNCGYIDPESIEDYIDAGGYKALVKVLTGMKPENVIDELKKSGLRGRGGAGYPTWMKWNFARGMNSPEKYVICNGDEGDPGAYMDRSVLEGDPHSVLEGMIIAGYAIGSLKGYFYIRAEYPLAVERVQKAIDQAVAAGLLGNNILGSIFNFELEIRLGAGAFVCGEETALIASIEGKRGTPHPRPPYPSVKGLWEKPTIINNVETLANIPQLIAGGGAKFASIGTEKSKGTKVFALTGKVKNSGLVEVPMGITLREIIFDIGGGILNNRAIKAVQTGGPSGGVIPKEYLDTPVDYENLGKLGSIMGSGGMIAIDDTDCLVDLAKFYLKFCVDESCGKCAPCRLGGYQLLCILEKISEGKGELEDLNKLKKISYAMQKASLCGLGQSASNPVFSTIRYFEEEYRQHIVNKKCPAGKCKALVYFKILPQKCKKCGLCMKNCPSNAILGSREAGYVIDPQKCIKCGACFDVCKFKAVLKE; translated from the coding sequence ATGGAAAAGAAAATAATCTATCTGAGAGATACCGATTCGGCGGAGCAGGAACGGATTAATGACTTTTTTACTCTTTTCTCCAATGAACTCCGAGATGCCAATCTTTCCGAGCCTGTACAGCTCGTAAAAATAGCGGATATCGGCTTGTATGAAAAAGGTATTGTAGTCAAGATTCTTCCGGAAAATATTATTTACACCGGGATTAAAAATACGGATGTTAAAAGAATAGTAGAAGAGAGTATAAAAGACAATAAAATAATCAAAGACCTGCTTTACGAAAAAAAATCAAAACAGTTAAGAGCTGTTCTTAAAAACTGCGGGTATATAGATCCGGAAAGTATTGAAGATTATATTGATGCGGGCGGTTATAAAGCTCTGGTAAAAGTGCTTACGGGTATGAAACCGGAAAATGTGATAGACGAGCTTAAAAAGAGCGGGTTACGCGGTCGGGGCGGGGCGGGCTATCCTACCTGGATGAAATGGAATTTTGCCCGGGGAATGAACTCCCCCGAAAAATATGTTATCTGCAACGGGGATGAAGGCGATCCCGGTGCTTATATGGACAGAAGCGTACTTGAAGGCGATCCGCATTCTGTTTTGGAAGGTATGATAATCGCCGGCTATGCGATCGGCTCTTTAAAAGGCTATTTTTATATAAGAGCCGAGTATCCGCTGGCGGTCGAAAGGGTACAAAAGGCTATTGATCAGGCCGTTGCTGCCGGGTTACTCGGTAATAATATACTGGGCAGTATTTTTAATTTTGAACTCGAGATAAGACTCGGCGCCGGTGCGTTTGTGTGCGGGGAGGAAACGGCGCTCATAGCTTCTATAGAAGGTAAAAGAGGTACGCCTCATCCGAGACCCCCGTATCCTTCCGTTAAAGGTCTTTGGGAAAAACCCACCATAATAAATAACGTAGAAACGCTTGCAAATATTCCTCAACTGATTGCCGGTGGCGGAGCAAAATTTGCCTCAATCGGAACAGAAAAAAGTAAAGGTACAAAAGTATTTGCGCTTACGGGAAAGGTGAAAAATTCAGGACTGGTTGAAGTGCCGATGGGGATCACTCTTCGTGAGATTATATTTGATATTGGCGGAGGAATACTTAATAACCGTGCCATAAAAGCCGTTCAGACCGGAGGTCCATCGGGTGGAGTTATTCCTAAAGAATATCTGGATACACCGGTGGACTATGAAAACCTGGGTAAACTTGGTTCTATTATGGGCTCCGGGGGTATGATTGCTATAGATGATACCGATTGTCTGGTAGATCTTGCAAAGTTCTACCTTAAGTTCTGCGTTGATGAATCATGCGGTAAATGCGCTCCCTGCCGTCTTGGAGGTTATCAGCTGCTTTGCATACTTGAAAAAATATCTGAAGGGAAAGGGGAGCTTGAGGATTTGAATAAATTAAAGAAGATTTCCTATGCTATGCAAAAAGCTTCGCTTTGCGGTCTGGGGCAGTCAGCTTCTAATCCGGTATTTTCGACAATAAGATATTTTGAAGAAGAATACAGACAGCATATAGTTAATAAGAAATGCCCGGCCGGGAAATGTAAAGCTCTTGTGTATTTTAAAATTCTTCCTCAAAAGTGCAAAAAATGCGGCCTTTGTATGAAAAATTGTCCTTCGAATGCCATACTTGGAAGCCGCGAAGCCGGTTATGTTATAGATCCTCAAAAATGTATTAAATGCGGTGCTTGTTTTGATGTTTGTAAGTTTAAAGCTGTTTTGAAGGAGTAA
- a CDS encoding NADH dehydrogenase, with the protein MKKDRLQADLEGLVRKWKDKKGNLIMILHSIENIYGYVPRETSMKLSRLLDVPLARIYEVITFYNYFKLEPPGKHNVSVCMGTACYLRDAASLIEEVEKILHIKEGQTTKDEMFHLDVVRCLGCCGLAPVMMIDEKVYGKVKKNEIVDILSKYVKEED; encoded by the coding sequence ATGAAAAAAGATAGGTTGCAGGCAGATCTGGAAGGGCTTGTCAGGAAGTGGAAGGATAAAAAGGGCAACCTGATAATGATTCTCCATAGTATTGAGAATATTTACGGCTATGTCCCAAGGGAAACTTCCATGAAATTGTCCCGGCTTCTTGATGTGCCTTTAGCAAGAATATATGAAGTAATTACTTTCTATAACTATTTTAAACTGGAACCGCCGGGCAAGCATAATGTTTCGGTTTGCATGGGGACGGCTTGTTATCTCAGAGATGCTGCCTCACTCATAGAAGAAGTAGAAAAAATCCTTCACATAAAGGAAGGGCAGACGACAAAAGATGAAATGTTCCATCTTGATGTTGTAAGGTGTCTGGGCTGTTGCGGTTTGGCTCCGGTAATGATGATAGACGAAAAAGTCTATGGTAAGGTTAAGAAGAACGAGATAGTGGACATTTTGTCCAAGTACGTAAAGGAAGAGGACTAA
- a CDS encoding septum formation protein Maf produces the protein MNKKNIVLASESPRRKELLKRMGLKFKVVPAKIKENLGRRFQAKALKKIAFQKAAVVSGKIEKGLIIAADTIVVVKGVIYGKPETIKKARVMLKTLSGTTQNVWTAVAIIDKYSGKKEIKTCVSRIRMKNLAKNEIEYLAAKNLDKAGGYGIQEDDKYLKVLKGSRTNIVGLPTELLSGMLARFGVKSKPIVRYKF, from the coding sequence ATGAATAAAAAAAATATTGTACTGGCTTCGGAATCCCCGAGAAGGAAGGAACTCTTAAAGAGGATGGGGCTGAAATTTAAAGTTGTTCCTGCCAAAATAAAAGAGAATTTGGGCCGAAGGTTCCAGGCAAAGGCTCTTAAAAAGATTGCGTTTCAAAAAGCAGCAGTTGTTTCCGGAAAAATAGAAAAAGGCTTGATTATTGCTGCAGACACTATTGTTGTCGTAAAAGGGGTTATCTACGGGAAACCGGAGACTATTAAAAAAGCAAGGGTAATGCTTAAAACTTTGAGCGGAACAACACAGAATGTCTGGACAGCTGTAGCCATTATAGATAAATATTCCGGAAAAAAAGAAATAAAAACCTGTGTATCCAGAATAAGAATGAAAAATCTTGCTAAAAATGAGATAGAATATCTTGCTGCAAAAAATCTTGATAAAGCAGGGGGGTATGGTATTCAGGAAGATGACAAGTATCTTAAGGTATTAAAAGGCTCAAGGACAAATATTGTAGGTCTGCCGACGGAATTACTGTCTGGAATGCTTGCGAGGTTCGGGGTAAAATCAAAACCAATTGTAAGATATAAGTTTTAG
- a CDS encoding cytochrome B: MSETKKKVRVAFFDFADCEGCQLQLTYLNTALLDILNSIDIVNFREVMHERSEDYDVAVIEGSITRPHDEERLKDIRAKAKILVAYGACACTGGINGIMRNHTVKAALETVYPGRKDKLETGLIRAVDQVVKVDAYVHGCPINLNEFAAVLKGLLAGALYKVPDYAVCVECKLKENVCLYEKGQICMGPVTRAGCGAWCTGNGNTCYSCRGLLEDINKQGQLDILQKHGVTVEMLKDKFSLYNGCKLEGNK, translated from the coding sequence ATGAGCGAGACAAAAAAGAAAGTAAGAGTTGCGTTTTTTGATTTTGCTGATTGCGAAGGCTGTCAGCTCCAGTTAACCTATTTAAATACGGCACTGCTGGATATTCTAAACAGTATTGACATTGTGAATTTTAGAGAAGTAATGCATGAAAGGTCTGAGGATTATGATGTTGCCGTTATTGAAGGTTCTATAACAAGGCCTCATGATGAGGAAAGGCTAAAAGACATCAGAGCTAAAGCCAAGATACTTGTGGCTTACGGGGCCTGTGCCTGTACCGGAGGTATTAACGGGATAATGAGGAATCACACCGTTAAGGCCGCGCTGGAAACTGTTTACCCCGGCAGAAAGGATAAATTAGAAACCGGTCTGATTCGCGCTGTTGACCAGGTTGTAAAAGTAGACGCCTATGTTCACGGCTGTCCGATAAATCTTAATGAATTTGCGGCTGTTCTAAAAGGATTGCTTGCCGGAGCGCTTTACAAAGTTCCGGATTATGCGGTTTGCGTGGAATGCAAACTAAAAGAAAATGTCTGCCTTTACGAAAAAGGACAGATTTGTATGGGTCCCGTAACAAGAGCCGGTTGCGGCGCCTGGTGCACCGGTAACGGTAACACCTGCTACAGCTGCAGGGGTCTCCTGGAAGATATTAATAAGCAGGGCCAGCTTGACATTCTGCAGAAACACGGAGTAACAGTGGAAATGCTTAAAGATAAATTCAGCCTTTACAACGGGTGCAAACTGGAGGGGAATAAATGA
- a CDS encoding ferredoxin has product MYKMIEAKINGITVEVKEGTTVLEAAKKVQIKIPTLCKHPDLPPSAACGLCIVKVKGSNKMLRSCCTPLEDKMEITTNDPDIVEVRKTVLELILSNHPNDCLKCGRNNNCELQSMASDFGIREDVFEKFLRDLPKDGTTGTIVLEPTKCILCGRCIEVCQKNQDVWALSFLERGRDTRISPAGDIKLSESPCVKCGQCSAHCPTGAIFEKDDTHLVWDALKNQDKYCVIQIAPAVRVAIGEAFGVVGKNLTKKLYALFRRLGFKAVFDTNFGADVTIMEESTEFVERFTNKKDELPLITSCCPAWVDFMEKFHSDMINHFSTCKSPHEIIGTLSKTYYAEKNKIDPAKIYMVSIMPCTAKKYEITRSNEMFASGFQDIDVTITTRELARMIKQAGIDFMNLPDEEADSLLGDYTGAGVIFGATGGVMEAALRTAYNLITGKELEDVNFVKTRGLEFIKEAEIDIKGTKIRIAVAHGLAHVEEVLNRVRQAKKEGRETPYHFIEVMACPGGCIGGGGQPYNVTDTLRLKRTAAIYQDDKDKEFRCSHKNPYVKKLYKDFLGKPLSEKSHKLCHTDYKARPIYIR; this is encoded by the coding sequence ATGTATAAAATGATTGAAGCTAAAATAAACGGTATTACCGTGGAAGTTAAAGAAGGAACAACCGTGTTGGAAGCGGCAAAAAAGGTTCAGATCAAAATTCCTACACTTTGTAAACATCCTGATCTGCCGCCTTCAGCGGCCTGCGGTCTTTGTATTGTCAAAGTAAAAGGTTCCAATAAGATGCTTCGCTCTTGTTGTACTCCGCTTGAAGACAAAATGGAGATAACCACCAATGATCCCGATATCGTAGAGGTAAGGAAAACCGTACTCGAGTTAATTCTTTCTAATCATCCCAATGATTGTTTGAAATGCGGACGGAATAATAATTGTGAACTTCAAAGTATGGCTTCGGATTTTGGAATCAGGGAAGATGTTTTTGAAAAGTTTTTAAGAGACCTTCCAAAGGATGGAACGACCGGCACAATTGTGCTGGAACCGACAAAATGTATTTTATGCGGCAGGTGCATAGAAGTCTGCCAAAAAAACCAGGATGTCTGGGCGCTTTCGTTTTTGGAACGGGGCAGGGATACCAGAATATCTCCCGCAGGGGATATTAAGCTTTCTGAATCTCCCTGTGTAAAGTGCGGTCAATGTTCAGCGCATTGCCCGACCGGCGCTATATTCGAAAAGGATGACACCCATTTGGTCTGGGATGCTCTTAAAAATCAGGATAAGTATTGCGTTATCCAGATAGCCCCCGCCGTCAGGGTTGCGATAGGTGAAGCATTTGGAGTTGTGGGAAAAAATCTGACAAAAAAATTATACGCTTTATTCAGGAGATTGGGTTTCAAAGCGGTTTTTGACACCAATTTTGGTGCGGATGTTACAATAATGGAAGAAAGTACGGAGTTTGTTGAAAGGTTTACAAACAAAAAAGATGAACTGCCGCTTATCACTTCCTGCTGTCCGGCCTGGGTGGACTTTATGGAGAAATTTCATTCTGATATGATAAACCACTTTTCCACCTGTAAATCCCCGCATGAAATTATAGGTACGCTTTCAAAAACCTATTACGCGGAAAAGAATAAAATAGATCCGGCAAAGATTTATATGGTTTCCATCATGCCCTGCACGGCAAAGAAATATGAGATTACAAGATCCAACGAAATGTTCGCTTCCGGTTTCCAAGATATTGATGTTACGATTACCACAAGGGAACTTGCGCGTATGATAAAACAGGCGGGTATTGATTTTATGAATCTGCCGGATGAGGAAGCGGATAGTTTGCTCGGAGATTATACCGGCGCCGGTGTTATCTTTGGCGCAACCGGCGGCGTAATGGAAGCGGCTCTGCGGACTGCTTATAATCTTATTACCGGAAAGGAACTTGAAGATGTTAATTTTGTTAAGACACGGGGTCTTGAGTTTATCAAAGAAGCAGAAATAGATATCAAGGGGACAAAAATCAGGATAGCAGTAGCGCATGGCCTTGCTCATGTCGAAGAGGTTCTAAACAGGGTGAGACAGGCAAAAAAAGAAGGCAGGGAAACACCCTATCATTTTATTGAAGTCATGGCTTGTCCCGGCGGTTGTATAGGCGGCGGCGGCCAGCCGTATAATGTTACTGATACTTTAAGATTAAAAAGAACAGCAGCAATCTATCAGGACGATAAGGACAAAGAGTTTCGCTGTTCGCACAAAAATCCGTATGTAAAAAAACTATACAAGGATTTTCTGGGAAAGCCTCTAAGTGAAAAGTCGCATAAACTCTGTCACACTGATTATAAAGCAAGACCAATATATATAAGATGA
- a CDS encoding oxidoreductase: protein MANDIVLEKEKKASLYEPVTGKIISVRQMTETEKWFKIELEGKKELHHGPGQFVEVSLLGIGEAPISISSSPTQKGYFELCVRKAGKVTTVLHGMKEGDEIGIRGPFGHGFPVDELKGKDLLFIAGGLGIAPLRSLINFVIDKRKDFGKVTILLGCKEPSQLLYMDEIEKWSKLTDVAFRCTVDKGAPDWKGNVGLITELIPGVDIDVKQTYSIVCGPPIMYKFVLLKLMEKNIPENQILLSLERRMKCGVGKCGHCQINKYYCCQDGPVFSYDKLKGLEGAL, encoded by the coding sequence ATGGCAAATGATATTGTGCTGGAAAAAGAAAAAAAAGCTTCTTTATACGAGCCTGTGACAGGGAAGATAATTTCAGTAAGACAGATGACAGAGACTGAGAAGTGGTTTAAAATAGAGCTTGAAGGAAAAAAAGAGCTGCATCACGGGCCGGGGCAGTTTGTGGAGGTATCATTACTCGGCATAGGCGAAGCGCCTATTTCCATATCTTCTTCTCCTACGCAGAAAGGCTACTTTGAGCTTTGCGTAAGAAAAGCCGGCAAGGTTACAACGGTTTTACATGGAATGAAAGAAGGCGACGAAATCGGTATTAGAGGCCCTTTTGGACACGGTTTTCCTGTTGATGAATTAAAAGGGAAGGATCTTCTTTTTATTGCCGGCGGACTCGGAATTGCGCCGCTTAGATCTCTTATTAACTTTGTAATAGATAAAAGGAAGGATTTTGGCAAGGTAACCATACTCTTAGGCTGTAAAGAGCCTTCTCAGCTGCTTTATATGGATGAGATTGAAAAGTGGTCAAAGCTTACGGATGTTGCTTTCAGGTGCACTGTTGATAAAGGCGCTCCTGACTGGAAAGGCAATGTTGGTCTGATTACCGAGCTTATCCCCGGCGTGGATATAGATGTCAAACAGACCTACAGTATAGTCTGCGGGCCGCCGATTATGTATAAATTTGTGCTCCTAAAATTAATGGAAAAAAATATTCCGGAAAACCAGATTCTTCTTTCACTCGAAAGAAGAATGAAATGCGGAGTCGGAAAGTGCGGACACTGCCAGATCAATAAATATTATTGCTGTCAGGACGGCCCTGTATTCAGCTATGACAAACTAAAAGGATTGGAGGGCGCGCTATGA
- a CDS encoding redox-sensing transcriptional repressor Rex, with protein sequence MSESKSCILRLCRYRRTLKDLKELGYVKIFSDNLGEATGVTATQVRKDFSLFGISGNKKGGYIIDNLIERINYILGKDEIQKVILVGAGNLGSALTRYKGFEKEDINIVAAFDADPAKNIKVNNIQVHPIKDVFDYVRNNKVRVAVLAVPSVVAQEVSEMLISAGIRGILNFAPVTLKVPERIVVNNVNLAIELENVIYYVNARERNEKQDKANLIQS encoded by the coding sequence ATGTCGGAATCAAAAAGCTGTATATTGAGGCTCTGCAGGTACAGACGAACTCTCAAGGATTTAAAAGAGTTGGGTTATGTAAAGATATTTTCGGATAATCTGGGTGAAGCTACAGGGGTAACGGCAACTCAGGTAAGAAAGGATTTCTCCCTATTTGGAATTTCAGGAAATAAAAAAGGCGGCTATATTATTGATAATCTTATTGAAAGAATTAATTATATCCTGGGAAAAGATGAAATTCAGAAAGTTATTTTGGTCGGAGCCGGGAATCTTGGAAGCGCTCTGACAAGGTATAAAGGTTTTGAAAAAGAAGATATAAATATAGTGGCGGCTTTTGACGCCGATCCCGCAAAAAATATAAAAGTTAATAACATACAAGTTCATCCGATAAAGGATGTATTTGATTATGTCAGGAATAATAAAGTAAGGGTTGCCGTACTTGCAGTTCCGTCCGTAGTTGCGCAGGAGGTAAGCGAGATGCTTATTTCCGCAGGGATACGCGGGATTTTAAATTTTGCGCCTGTTACTCTAAAAGTTCCTGAACGGATAGTGGTAAATAATGTGAATCTTGCCATTGAACTTGAAAATGTTATTTACTATGTGAACGCAAGGGAACGTAATGAAAAACAAGATAAGGCAAATCTCATTCAAAGTTAG